Part of the Anguilla rostrata isolate EN2019 chromosome 10, ASM1855537v3, whole genome shotgun sequence genome, CCCGACATTCCGACaagtttcactttcattttgctCTTTATTTACCTGTTATTCCCCCatacatgtatttcatttttaatggaacAGTGTTAACCCATCCTGCAGTAGATTTGTTAGAGAGAGTATATGTACATACTGAGGGAGAgcaagtaaatggtaaatggactgcatttatatagcgcttttatccaaagcgctttacaattgatgcctctcattcgccagagcagttaggggttaagagttaggtgtcttgctcaaggacactttgacacgcccagggcagggtttgaaccggcaaccctccgactgtgCATAAGTGCGTGCAGAAATCAGCAAAATATAGTATTGTGGTTTCCAAACAAAGGTGGATTTTGGGGTTGTGCATACTTTATATTGCAGGCATTTGGTCATTAATTTGGTCCTGTTTGAGAGCCACTGACTTTGGTGGCTGAGGTTTGGGGTTAGTGAACTTTGTGTAAATGACAGTGGCCAGTTTGAGGCCAAAAGATACAAATTCCTATTGCCCACAGAATTTAGGGAGCTTGGGCCTATTGGCACCCCACAGAGAGCTCATATGGACCCCTTGTCCGGAGTGACGGTAACTGGTCTGATTCTTCGCTCCGCTTGCAGATGTTTGGCGGCGTTGACACGGACGACTTCCTGTCCAGCCTCCTGGGCGAGGAcgacagcgccccctgcctgtCGCACTCGCCGCTGGGCAGCGACAGTGGGATATccgacgacaacaacaacagcgcCTGCCTCAGCCCCGGGACCAGCGACAGCGACCGGgtccccagccccgccctcctgaCCGACGTCCAATCGGAGGCGGCGGAGGCGGTGCAGACGGACCACTGCTACTCGCTCCAGCAGCACGGCGCCGAGGACACCCTGCAGAGCGTGAGGTCTGAGAAGCCCGACACCGACGTCTTCATCGATTTGGGTACGACTGCGTTCTTCCCGACTGGAACCCCAGTATTTCAAAGGAAAATTCaggcaaatgtaaaaaaaaaaaaaaagtacactttAAAGGTGAAAAAATTGTACAGGTCAGACtgcatgtatgtttttctgtatatattttatatatgcataATATTGAATATGTTTATTAGATGTCATAGACAATATAATAAGAAAATATTCACAATGTATGCATGAATATTTGCCATTCGTCGTGTTGGTAAACTATTTGTAAGTTTGTAAATAGTCTTAACGTATTTTGCTGGTTTTGTGTACAGGCTAGTTGATAGCGTTCTAACACTGTGGCATCATTTGCAGTCTtgctgctctctcactctgtgtgtgagatgagAGTAAAACTTTTTCCTCCAATCAGAAGCCTGGGACAGCAGTGACATGATGGAGGACCATTCTGAGGAAGTGCCCCCCTGCACTCTGGCAATAGAGGACACCCCACAATGCAACAGCCCGAGCCAGGTGTGTTTCTCCGCCTTCCAGGTACATTTCTTAAAATGGGCCAAGGCCATGTTATTTTGTCAAGCTGCACATTGctgattttcttattttagtgtACAGCCCACCTATGATAATGCCTGGGAAATGAAATCCATATTGTAGTGATTTGGCGTCACCTGGTGTTGTTTGCTTGATAATGCACCTTGTATTCTTCAGCAAGTTAAATCAACACTGTTCTTTCTGTAGTCTCAGTTCCAGTTCCAGGAAATTGTCCTGACAGATGAGGAAAGGCGGCTCCTTGCTAAAGAAGGTGCATCTCTACCAGCACACCTGCCTCTTACAAAGGTacgtttttttctctcattgtcTATGCTAACTCTTGGTCTATACAAgttgcatgcttttttttgtcttttttttttactgcagagTACTGCACCATTTTGCTGTTGAGTTTCGACAGGAGTTTGCTCATAAATGTCCACTACTGAATACTCCATGTCTGTTGGATGTCTCTGGTTGTAGACAGCCCCAGGGCCAGTTGGCACTATGGTGCAAACCATAATGGTGGTTTGTGACTAGCATGTGCAGCTGTGATTTCTATGGTGGTTTGAGAGTATCCTGACGCAGCCGTGATTTCTATGGTGGTTTGAGAGTATCCTGATGCAGCCGTGATTTCTATGGTAGTTTGAGAGTGTCCTGACGCAGCTGTGCTCTGCGTCTCTTTCAGGCCGAGGAAAGAACCCTGAAGAGGGTGAGGAGGAAGATCCGGAACAAGCAGTCCGCCCAGGagagcaggaagaagaagaaggtgtATGTGGATGGCCTGGAGAACAGGTAAAAGAGTGAGAGTAGGTGAAAGAATGTACAGTGAGAAAACGGATAGTTAGGCACTGACTCTGTGATTTATCGCACCCTCTGTTTAACtgtgtaaatactgtacatctATTCCATTGTCAACAGAGCACTTtgatttgattgactgattgatttattgattgactgACACTCTCAGGGTGGCAGTGTGCACTGCACACAACCTGGAACTGCAGAAGAAAGTCCAACTGCTGCAGAAAGAGAACATGTAAGTATTTATATTGTTATTCCTATTGTTGCCATAGTTATTAATGTTGCAGTTGATgctattgttgttattgtagaTGTTGCTGTTTTAGGCAGTATTGCTGTGTATGATTTGAGTATAATGTGGTGATGGTGTTGATGTTCATCTggcctgcttgtttcaggtctcTGATTGAGCAGCTGAAGAAGCTGCAGGCCCTTATGAAGCTGTCCACCATGAAgaccagcaccaccagcaccTGCATTATGGTGAGATAAACCCCCAAAAATGACACAaaccacaccccctctccctcacatactcacacacacacacacaccgagccaCCAGCACCTGCATTATGGTGAGATACAacatcagaaaataaacaaatcacgccccctctcacacacacacacacacaaacacactgaacgACCACTTGTgttacacaccacacaaccgTGCATGCTACACACGTTGCAGAACTCAGttttacagcacacacacgcacgcacacacacacacacacacacacaaacaacgtCCATATTTGGATGTTTTCCTGTGTTCCTGAAGCTTGGGGATAGTTCTGAGTACGGCCTGATCACCATTGACTTGCAAGCTGCATATCCAGAGGTGAAGGGCCAGGGTTCAAAGGTCAGAGCCCCCACCTTCTATTCGTATGCAGAACCAAGGGGCCTGGCTATATATCACCATACAATAGCCACCACTGACACTCCCTCGTGTGCATTGTcaacatgcacaagcacactcacactgactcatacacacacacacacacaatgtacacgTGCACTTATatccacacgtacacacacacacacacacacatatactgtggACCGGTtacaggtgtgtttttttaattttttaatttttttttgggaaatctCTCCTCCCAGGTGTTCCTGCTCTCCTTCTGCCTGATCATCTTCCCCTCCGTCAACCCCTTTGGGAGCAGCGGGGGTCAGAAGGAGCTCTACACCCCCTCAGGAGGTGAGCGCCGGCCTGCTTTATCCTCCCCTGAATGGGTCGACATCTGGCACcctcctcccaacccccccctttcAGGGCTCAATTAGGGTTGCCAGCCACGGCTTGAAATCCTCCGGACCTCATGTCTTCTTATTAGTAGCACGGTCAAAGATTTGCCTCTGCAACACAACTGCAGATCATCTGTCGTGCCCTTTCTGGTTTCTCTGATGCAGTCTGAGACTTATAACCAAACTGTTTTTGAATTTAGCTGATGCACTAGTATTGTTTTGTCACTTTTTGATTGCGTTTGGGGGAAATGCTGCTTACAGTCCGGTATTTAGTCGTAGTCTTTTCTGTATTGTGCTTAACAGTATAGTTCTGGGTTGGGGAGTTTTTAATGCTATAAGGCATCAGTTATTGACTCTAGTCTTGTTTATATCCAAACTTGGATTAAATTGAATATTTTGTCTGGCAACAAGCCTTTTGTTTCTTactctacccacaatgcagtgtgCCCACCGAAGGGTCTGGTCCCTGTCGAATGTGTTCTAttgtttgaaatactttaacccttttgCTAGCAGTGTAATTCCTGTATGGCActgatatttttaacatttactttaaaaaaatttttttttaccaacatttagaaataaatatttttaaatattttatcaaaattcttatgttttacatttgtacattttagtCTGTCATGTTTCGGTAAAACTTCACAAGGATTGTTGAGAGTGCTTAAAAAATTTACCAGCATctaaacagaacatttttcataTCTGTATTTCACCCAGGTTTGATATAGAATGTTTACACGTACtttctgaaatgtgcatgttaACGAACgggtctgtttgtttgtttgtttttttttattattttgccacATGCAGTACTCTCCAGAACCCTTCGCTCTGTGTCCGTGCTCGACAGCGTCGAGGTCGCGTCGTCTAAAGAGTCGGCCGACGATGAAGAGCCCCTCCTGCTGGCCAAAGTGGAGAACAGCAAGGCCATGTTCTCCGGCAACCAGAACCACACGCCGGACTACCAGCAGGTGGAGCGGCCCGACCCCGAGTCCGGAGTCAACGGCAACTCCTCCTCCGACTTCCCCAGCCCGGCCGGCGCCGAGGTGAAGCCGGGCGCTGGGGGGGGCGCGGGCGTGGCCGAGGGGcccaggggcggggccatggCCCAGGTGGACTACCAGGTGCCCGGGACCAAGGAGAACTGGATCGACCGAAAACCGACCTCGGTCATAATCCAGCAGCATCGATCAGACGAGATGTAGGAAATGGGgaaattgggaggggggggggggtgcttctTACTGAGGTCTGCTGCAGAAGATTCAGTGGTGGAATATGTATAtatgggatggggtggggtggggtagggtggggtgggggcaggggcttGGGGGAGGTGCTGGTAAATAAGCTTTCCTCCGTGGAGCGTTTTCTGATAGGACAAATAGCCTTCGCTGTCTCCCTGGTGGAACTGTTTATGTCTCGTGTTTGCACTTTGCATTCGTcagacctcctctctgtccGTCAGGGCTTCCTGTTAACCGTcactttcatttgcatttttataccCTTGGAAATATATGTGCACATAACACATACAACGTGCAATttatatacatgcatacgtacgtacatgcatacatacatacatacagatattTTAATGTTGTGATGGGCATGCTTGCTCAGGTGCCTATAGTGCATGGGTACGGGTGATTATCGTGGGAAAGAGATCTTTGGCCGCATTTGTGATCGATTTTCTTTCAGTCTAAGCCATGCGAAACTTGGCTCTTTAGAAATTAGGcaagtttcattttgtttccctTGTAGCAAGGGTCTCCGCAGCTTTTACATGTGGTGAGGCAGCCGCGGGCATTCCCTTTCTGGCGCATTGTGTATTCGTTTCATTTTTATAAGTCATAGATCatactgttcattttttcttaaaattttttattgtgttctaCGAATGGAACAAACTTATCGAAGGACTGTAAATGTTAACGTGGATGTATATGTGTAatgattgctttaaaaaaaaaagggggagttGTGGCATATAAATTAATGTGGTGCTTGAAGCTTGAATCCCAACTTGTAAACGTACGACAAACACTTGTCCATTTGAGGTAGCTACACATAACTGGGCAGATGGGTAGACTGTGTGAACCTCAGAAACTGAGTATGGAAATGCAGTGCAGATCtgtcctttgtgtgtgtatgtattcccccccccccctttggagaaagctttttaattttatttgtttcttctgaGATTGATTGAAATGATGACATTTATTGTGACCCTATTTGGATGTATCGTGTAATTATAAATgtagataaaaatgaaaatgtcatgaCCTGTTTGTGACAGTGAAGCATTTTTGTTGTGTAAGATGTTTATGCAGTTATTGGTATTATACCTTCTAGCCTGTTGATCAGATATGCTACTTATGCTATTAAGTATTTGCTGGTATTCCACTGTCTCTGAGGTTGGTCTTTATTACCTGATTTGTTTAGTCTTACAGTATAGCTCTATTGACACATGTTGACATGTGGCCAGTAAATTTAGTTTTTGTCTCTGAGATTTATGTtcccatcaattttaaattacataaaacCATATCGTTGGAGAAGGATGTCCGCGTGTTTTGTTACTCTCGTTCTCGTTCAAAAGTTAATTGGATGCTCAGTTTGTTTAAACTCCATATATAAATATACGAACTGCGGCGATTTTACTTCAGTGTGTTTacacttttaaataatttttggaAATGAGATGCTGTTACTTGCAACTGTAGCGAGACCATTCAGCTGGCAAACACTGCGAAGCGCTATTCTTTGCGTCTTTGAATTATGGCAAAATTCGGCCGGCGAGACACAAGAGGA contains:
- the creb3l3l gene encoding cAMP responsive element binding protein 3-like 3 like isoform X2 codes for the protein MSVVEEFPEMDRADLLGLLFHDESAGANDVFFPDGSALMEDLFSEQDMFGGVDTDDFLSSLLGEDDSAPCLSHSPLGSDSGISDDNNNSACLSPGTSDSDRVPSPALLTDVQSEAAEAVQTDHCYSLQQHGAEDTLQSVRSEKPDTDVFIDLAWDSSDMMEDHSEEVPPCTLAIEDTPQCNSPSQVCFSAFQSQFQFQEIVLTDEERRLLAKEGASLPAHLPLTKAEERTLKRVRRKIRNKQSAQESRKKKKVYVDGLENRVAVCTAHNLELQKKVQLLQKENMSLIEQLKKLQALMKLSTMKTSTTSTCIMVFLLSFCLIIFPSVNPFGSSGGQKELYTPSGVLSRTLRSVSVLDSVEVASSKESADDEEPLLLAKVENSKAMFSGNQNHTPDYQQVERPDPESGVNGNSSSDFPSPAGAEVKPGAGGGAGVAEGPRGGAMAQVDYQVPGTKENWIDRKPTSVIIQQHRSDEM
- the creb3l3l gene encoding cAMP responsive element binding protein 3-like 3 like isoform X1 is translated as MSVVEEFPEMDRADLLGLLFHDESAGANDVFFPDGSALMEDLFSEQDMFGGVDTDDFLSSLLGEDDSAPCLSHSPLGSDSGISDDNNNSACLSPGTSDSDRVPSPALLTDVQSEAAEAVQTDHCYSLQQHGAEDTLQSVRSEKPDTDVFIDLEAWDSSDMMEDHSEEVPPCTLAIEDTPQCNSPSQVCFSAFQSQFQFQEIVLTDEERRLLAKEGASLPAHLPLTKAEERTLKRVRRKIRNKQSAQESRKKKKVYVDGLENRVAVCTAHNLELQKKVQLLQKENMSLIEQLKKLQALMKLSTMKTSTTSTCIMVFLLSFCLIIFPSVNPFGSSGGQKELYTPSGVLSRTLRSVSVLDSVEVASSKESADDEEPLLLAKVENSKAMFSGNQNHTPDYQQVERPDPESGVNGNSSSDFPSPAGAEVKPGAGGGAGVAEGPRGGAMAQVDYQVPGTKENWIDRKPTSVIIQQHRSDEM
- the creb3l3l gene encoding cAMP responsive element binding protein 3-like 3 like isoform X4, whose translation is MSVVEEFPEMDRADLLGLLFHDESAGANDVFFPDGSALMEDLFSEQDMFGGVDTDDFLSSLLGEDDSAPCLSHSPLGSDSGISDDNNNSACLSPGTSDSDRVPSPALLTDVQSEAAEAVQTDHCYSLQQHGAEDTLQSVRSEKPDTDVFIDLAWDSSDMMEDHSEEVPPCTLAIEDTPQCNSPSQSQFQFQEIVLTDEERRLLAKEGASLPAHLPLTKAEERTLKRVRRKIRNKQSAQESRKKKKVYVDGLENRVAVCTAHNLELQKKVQLLQKENMSLIEQLKKLQALMKLSTMKTSTTSTCIMVFLLSFCLIIFPSVNPFGSSGGQKELYTPSGVLSRTLRSVSVLDSVEVASSKESADDEEPLLLAKVENSKAMFSGNQNHTPDYQQVERPDPESGVNGNSSSDFPSPAGAEVKPGAGGGAGVAEGPRGGAMAQVDYQVPGTKENWIDRKPTSVIIQQHRSDEM
- the creb3l3l gene encoding cAMP responsive element binding protein 3-like 3 like isoform X3 — translated: MSVVEEFPEMDRADLLGLLFHDESAGANDVFFPDGSALMEDLFSEQDMFGGVDTDDFLSSLLGEDDSAPCLSHSPLGSDSGISDDNNNSACLSPGTSDSDRVPSPALLTDVQSEAAEAVQTDHCYSLQQHGAEDTLQSVRSEKPDTDVFIDLEAWDSSDMMEDHSEEVPPCTLAIEDTPQCNSPSQSQFQFQEIVLTDEERRLLAKEGASLPAHLPLTKAEERTLKRVRRKIRNKQSAQESRKKKKVYVDGLENRVAVCTAHNLELQKKVQLLQKENMSLIEQLKKLQALMKLSTMKTSTTSTCIMVFLLSFCLIIFPSVNPFGSSGGQKELYTPSGVLSRTLRSVSVLDSVEVASSKESADDEEPLLLAKVENSKAMFSGNQNHTPDYQQVERPDPESGVNGNSSSDFPSPAGAEVKPGAGGGAGVAEGPRGGAMAQVDYQVPGTKENWIDRKPTSVIIQQHRSDEM